In a single window of the Cryptococcus tetragattii IND107 chromosome 1, whole genome shotgun sequence genome:
- a CDS encoding inositol-pentakisphosphate 2-kinase has translation MKDGAYHRPAASPDPCADTQPSDWTYIAEGGAHIVFSYRGRSEAYATRALRVRKPSATTEPLVQAEENDACDRWRRNILPQLLPWQLLTTFSEVILEEWWYNELLAMADVVRPARRKLATDLTAKGNRTGVLLEDLTSSEDANGAIAVAIEIKPKWGFLPCARHLQPPESVSIKSHVSRFRLHQHFRGHSDDPPYDPLDLFSGDKMRMRTAVDGLWTMWEISRGKNNNWKVFIGGKEISPEDLQRDLLPIGRDDFVTNITQITLDALQSSVALPLLKNLQQNLDPIDISSLAAIFQAEHPNSPLFDPDLISDISAAELDSFVDIYISDPQAGERMNNWSLRERIIAYALSAIFKDCSLFIRGTVKENGTWRLISGSESLKVIDLDLKPIKNMQKWAKTDENVWKYWLKTKGAR, from the exons ATGAAGGATGGCGCTTATCACCGACCTGCAGCCTCTCCAGATCCCTGCGCAGACACTCAGCCATCAGATTGGACATACATTGCCGAAGGGGGCGCCCATATTGTGTTCTCTTATCGGGGTCGATCTGAAGCGTATGCTACAAGAGCATTGCGTGTACGAAAACCTTCAGCGACCACAGAACCGTTAGTCCAGGCAGAAGAAAATGACGCGTGTGACCGATGGCGACGGAACATTCTACCTCAATTGCTTCCATGGCAATTGTTGACTACGTTTAGCGAGGTGATCTTGGAGGAGTGGTGGTACAATGAGTTGCTTGCTATGGCTGATGTTGTCAGGCCAGCCCGAAGAAAACTGGCCACAGATCTGACAGCGAAGGGGAATCGGACAGGAGTGCTCTTGGAGGATTTGACATCTAGCGAAGATGCCAACGGAGCTATTGCAGTAGCCATCGAAATCAAA CCGAAATGGGGTTTTCTGCCATGTGCTAGGCATTTACAGCCTCCAGAGTCAGTTTCCATCAAATCTCATGTTTCTCGGTTTCGTCTACACCAACATTTTCGAGGCCACTCGGATGACCCTCCTTATGACCCCCTCGACTTATTCTCAGGGGacaagatgaggatgcgCACCGCAGTTGATGGTCTCTGGACGATGTGGGAAATTTCACGAGGAAAAAACAATAACTGGAAGGTGTTTATTGGCGGTAAAGAAATTAGCCCTGAAGAT TTACAAAGGGATTTACTGCCAATaggaagagatgatttTGTCACCAATATCACTCAAATAACACTTGACGCTTTGCAGTCGTCAGTGGCTCTTCCATTACTCAAAAATCTTCAGCAAAATTTGGATCCGATTGACATTTCCTCCCTTGCTGCCATCTTCCAGGCGGAGCATCCGAACTCGCCTCTATTCGATCCCGATCTGATCTCTGACATCTCTGCTGCGGAGCTAGACAGCTTTGTAGATATTTACATCTCCGATCCTCAAGCTGGTGAAAGAATGAACAACTGGAGCTTGCGCGAGAGAATTATCGCGTATGCCCTCTCAGCGATTTTCAAAGATTGTTCATTATTTATCAGAGGCACCGTAAAAGAGAATGGGACTTGGCGGTTGATATCGGGAAGCGAATCGCTAAAAGTCATTGATCTTGATCTGAAGCCCATCAAAAACATGCAAAAATGGGCGAAGACGGATGAAAATGTGTGGAAGTATTGGCTAAAGACCAAAGGGGCCAGGTGA